From a region of the Pan paniscus chromosome 19, NHGRI_mPanPan1-v2.0_pri, whole genome shotgun sequence genome:
- the KCTD11 gene encoding BTB/POZ domain-containing protein KCTD11, whose product MLGAMFRAGTPMPPNLNSQGGGHYFIDRDGKAFRHILNFLRLGRLDLPRGYGETALLRAEADFYQIRPLLDALRELEASQGTPAPTAALLHADVDVSPRLVHFSARRGPHHYELSSVQVDTFRANLFCTDSECLGALRARFGVASGDRAEGSPHFHLEWAPRPVELPEVEYGRLGLQPLWTGGPGERREVVGTPSFLEEVLRVALEHGFRLDSVFPDPEDLLNSRSLRFVRH is encoded by the coding sequence ATGCTGGGGGCCATGTTTAGGGCCGGCACCCCCATGCCCCCCAACCTCAATTCCCAAGGAGGCGGCCACTACTTCATCGACCGGGATGGCAAGGCCTTCCGGCACATCCTCAATTTCCTGAGGCTGGGCCGCCTGGACCTGCCCCGTGGGTACGGAGAGACAGCGCTGCTCAGGGCAGAGGCTGACTTCTACCAGATCCGGCCCCTCCTGGACGCGCTGCGGGAACTGGAGGCCTCTCAGGGGACccctgcacccacagctgccctgCTCCACGCAGATGTAGATGTCAGCCCCCGCCTGGTGCACTTCTCTGCTCGCCGGGGACCCCATCACTATGAGCTGAGCTCCGTCCAGGTGGACACCTTCCGAGCCAACCTTTTCTGCACCGACTCTGAGTGTCTAGGTGCTTTGCGGGCCCGATTTGGTGTGGCCAGTGGGGATAGGGCAGAGGGGAGCCCACATTTTCATCTGGAGTGGGCCCCCCGCCCCGTGGAACTCCCCGAGGTGGagtatgggagactggggctgcAGCCGCTGTGGACTGGGGGGCCGGGAGAGCGGCGGGAGGTGGTGGGCACCccaagcttcctggaggaggtgctgCGCGTGGCTCTCGAGCACGGCTTCCGACTAGACTCTGTCTTCCCCGACCCCGAAGACCTGCTCAACTCCAGGTCTCTGCGCTTTGTCCGGCACTGA
- the TMEM95 gene encoding sperm-egg fusion protein TMEM95 isoform X1 produces the protein MWRLALGGVFLAATQACVFCRFPAHDLSGRLARLCSQMEARQKECGASPDFSAFALDEVSMNKVTEKTHRVLRVMEIKEAVSSLPSYWSWLRKTKLPEYTREALPLLSPAGGSTTLYNCSTCKGTEVSCWPRKRCFPGSQDLWEAKILLLSIFGAFLLLGVLSLLVESHHLQAKSGL, from the exons ATGTGGAGGCTGGCACTAGGCGGGGTTTTCCTGGCAGCCACCCAGGCTTGTGTCTTCTGTCGCTTCCCAGCCCACGACTTGTCAGGCCGCCTGGCTCGGCTCTGCAGCCAGATGGAGGCCAGGCAGAAGGAATGTGGGGCCTCCCCAGACTTCTCGGCCTTTGCCTTAG ATGAGGTGTCCATGAACAAAGTCACAGAGAAGACTCACAGAGTCCTGAGGGTCATGG AGATCAAAGAGGCTGTCTCCTCACTCCCTTCATATTGGAGTTGGCTTCGAAAGACCAAGCTCCCTGAGTACACCAGGGAAG CGTTGCCTCTGCTGTCTCCTGCAGGGGGCAGCACCACGCTGTACAACTGCTCCACCTGCAAGGGGACGGAGGTGTCCTGCTGGCCCCGAAAGCGCTGCTTCCCAG GAAGTCAGgatctttgggaagccaagattcTGCTCCTCTCCATCTTCGGAGCTTTCCTGCTTCTGGGTGTTCTGAGCCTCCTGGTGGA GTCCCACCACCTCCAAGCAAAAAGTGGCTTGTGA
- the TMEM95 gene encoding sperm-egg fusion protein TMEM95 isoform X2 — protein MWRLALGGVFLAATQACVFCRFPAHDLSGRLARLCSQMEARQKECGASPDFSAFALDEVSMNKVTEKTHRVLRVMEIKEAVSSLPSYWSWLRKTKLPEYTREALCPPACRGSTTLYNCSTCKGTEVSCWPRKRCFPGSLGSQDSAPLHLRSFPASGCSEPPGGVPPPPSKKWLVKTLKTSQPPALRGMHSQLPHPLEGNQSAP, from the exons ATGTGGAGGCTGGCACTAGGCGGGGTTTTCCTGGCAGCCACCCAGGCTTGTGTCTTCTGTCGCTTCCCAGCCCACGACTTGTCAGGCCGCCTGGCTCGGCTCTGCAGCCAGATGGAGGCCAGGCAGAAGGAATGTGGGGCCTCCCCAGACTTCTCGGCCTTTGCCTTAG ATGAGGTGTCCATGAACAAAGTCACAGAGAAGACTCACAGAGTCCTGAGGGTCATGG AGATCAAAGAGGCTGTCTCCTCACTCCCTTCATATTGGAGTTGGCTTCGAAAGACCAAGCTCCCTGAGTACACCAGGGAAG CTCTCTGTCCCCCCGCCTGCC GGGGCAGCACCACGCTGTACAACTGCTCCACCTGCAAGGGGACGGAGGTGTCCTGCTGGCCCCGAAAGCGCTGCTTCCCAG gatctttgggaagccaagattcTGCTCCTCTCCATCTTCGGAGCTTTCCTGCTTCTGGGTGTTCTGAGCCTCCTGGTGGA GTCCCACCACCTCCAAGCAAAAAGTGGCTTGTGAAGACGCTGAaaacctcccagcctccagctcTAAGGGGTATGCACTCACAACTTCCACATCCCTTGGAGGGGAACCAGTCAGCCCCTTAG